The following proteins come from a genomic window of Achromobacter deleyi:
- the purB gene encoding adenylosuccinate lyase translates to MPVSVFDMQSLQHLWSTDELRAIFSEENRVQQWLDFEAALAEAQAELGIIPAAAAEQIRAQAAVANIDIAAMSAEIRRIKHSLVPALKQLQARCGPDHGEWLHYGATTQDVVDTGVALQLKQAHAVFMRDLAAIGRELARLAQSHRDTPMAGRTHGVQALPITFGHKCAVWLDELSRHHERLKECEARVLVGMVVGAVGSQASLGEQAAEVERRTLAKLGLEAAPISWAPARDRFTEYALVLAMIGATLSKIGNELFNLQRNEFAEVEEAFSEGKLGSSTMPHKRNPTSAENLAGLCRPLRANATLMLEGMVQEGERDGIAWKIEWKALPECCLIAGAMLFQAKNLLAGLRVDADAMARNLDRMRGYLLSEHVMLDLSERVGKQTAHEWIYEASMHGITHKLDFAQALRQHKDLANLLGEEEILRLTDPAGYLGQCAASVDRVVQRHQAGWLQA, encoded by the coding sequence ATGCCCGTTTCCGTTTTCGACATGCAATCGCTCCAGCACCTGTGGAGCACCGATGAACTGCGCGCCATCTTCTCGGAAGAGAACCGCGTCCAGCAATGGCTGGATTTCGAGGCCGCGCTGGCCGAGGCCCAGGCCGAGCTGGGCATCATCCCGGCCGCCGCCGCCGAGCAAATCCGCGCCCAGGCGGCGGTGGCCAATATCGACATCGCCGCGATGTCGGCCGAGATCCGCCGCATCAAGCATTCGCTGGTGCCGGCGCTCAAGCAATTGCAGGCGCGCTGCGGCCCCGACCATGGCGAATGGCTGCATTACGGCGCCACCACCCAGGACGTGGTCGACACCGGCGTGGCGCTGCAGCTCAAGCAGGCCCATGCCGTCTTCATGCGCGACCTCGCCGCCATCGGCCGCGAGCTGGCGCGCCTGGCGCAAAGCCATCGCGACACGCCCATGGCGGGGCGCACCCATGGCGTGCAGGCGCTGCCCATCACCTTCGGGCACAAGTGCGCGGTGTGGCTGGACGAACTGTCGCGCCATCACGAACGCCTGAAGGAATGCGAGGCGCGGGTGCTGGTGGGCATGGTGGTCGGCGCGGTCGGCAGCCAGGCCTCGCTGGGCGAACAGGCCGCCGAGGTCGAGCGCCGCACGCTGGCCAAGCTGGGACTGGAGGCGGCCCCGATCAGCTGGGCGCCGGCGCGCGACCGCTTCACCGAATACGCGCTGGTGCTGGCCATGATCGGCGCCACGCTGTCGAAGATCGGCAATGAACTCTTCAACCTGCAACGCAACGAATTCGCCGAAGTCGAGGAAGCCTTCTCGGAAGGCAAGCTGGGCTCGTCGACCATGCCGCACAAGCGCAACCCGACCTCGGCCGAGAACCTCGCCGGCCTGTGCCGGCCGCTGCGCGCCAATGCGACGCTGATGCTCGAAGGCATGGTGCAGGAAGGCGAGCGCGACGGCATTGCCTGGAAGATCGAATGGAAGGCGCTGCCCGAATGCTGCCTGATCGCCGGCGCCATGCTGTTCCAGGCCAAGAACCTGCTGGCCGGGCTGCGCGTGGACGCCGACGCCATGGCGCGCAACCTGGACCGCATGCGCGGCTACCTGCTGTCCGAACACGTGATGCTGGACCTGTCCGAGCGCGTCGGCAAACAGACCGCGCACGAATGGATCTACGAGGCCTCGATGCACGGCATCACGCACAAGCTCGATTTCGCCCAGGCGCTGCGCCAGCACAAGGATCTGGCCAACCTGCTGGGCGAAGAAGAGATCCTGCGCC
- a CDS encoding IclR family transcriptional regulator produces MSSENSPKPPAGVLERGISVLECFGEDHLRLSLRDLADRTGLDKATLLRLLGVFIKARMIHRYDSSTYALGPALLHMGMLYRDTFDLGSRLQPALRSIVAQTGETVALYVRSGDDRICLYRENTTKEVRHHVEVGTRISLKDGGSSAHVLRAFTGGTTPLARDIQEKGYAMTRSERVAEMASVAVPVFDADDAFVGALVVLGLASRHNEAAQRKAVEIARHELAQQGFRTAPPASWTPPVTP; encoded by the coding sequence GTGTCAAGCGAGAATTCCCCTAAGCCGCCCGCCGGCGTGCTCGAACGCGGCATCTCCGTGCTGGAGTGTTTTGGCGAAGACCATCTGCGCCTGTCGCTGCGCGACCTGGCCGACCGCACCGGCCTGGACAAGGCCACGCTGCTGCGCCTGCTGGGCGTGTTCATCAAGGCGCGCATGATCCATCGCTACGACAGCAGCACCTACGCGCTGGGACCGGCGTTGCTGCACATGGGCATGCTGTATCGCGATACCTTCGACCTGGGTTCGCGCCTGCAGCCGGCGCTGCGCAGCATCGTGGCGCAGACCGGCGAGACCGTGGCCCTGTACGTGCGCAGCGGCGACGACCGCATCTGCCTCTACCGCGAGAACACCACCAAGGAAGTGCGCCACCACGTCGAGGTCGGCACGCGCATCAGCCTGAAGGACGGCGGTTCGTCGGCGCATGTGCTGCGCGCCTTCACCGGCGGCACGACGCCGCTGGCGCGCGACATCCAGGAAAAGGGCTACGCCATGACCCGCTCCGAGCGGGTCGCGGAAATGGCGTCGGTGGCCGTGCCGGTGTTCGATGCCGACGATGCCTTCGTCGGCGCGCTGGTGGTGCTGGGGCTGGCGTCGCGCCACAACGAGGCGGCGCAGCGCAAGGCGGTCGAGATCGCGCGCCACGAACTGGCGCAGCAGGGCTTTCGCACCGCGCCGCCTGCGTCCTGGACGCCGCCCGTCACGCCATGA
- a CDS encoding FAD-binding oxidoreductase, whose translation MPNQIDAIATALGAIVGPSHVLTDAADMARYTADWRRNFPGAARAVARPANTAEVSRVVALCAAQGVAVVPQGGNTGLVGGSTPDASGREVVLSLDRMTAVRRVDALDNSITLEAGCTVLAAQQAAADAGRLFALSLASEGSATIGGVVSTNAGGEQVLRYGNTRELTLGLEVVLADGRVLPQLGTLRKDNTGYDLKQLFIGGEGTLGVVTAAAFRLYALPRKVVTVWAAVPTPQAAVDLLARLTDAVGERVTAFELIGRQTLDQVLAHPLDGMRDPLAQPSPWAVLFDVSETSAQMDPEPAVEGVLEAAMEHGGVTDAVIAASGRQAHELWALREHVPEAQRLDGPSIKHDISVAVSRIPEFIATAGARLQALMPGIRIVCFGHVGDGNLHYNQSKPLAMDDAAFRTREDAVHDVVHEVAAQLGGSISAEHGIGRLKQHAFLQYKPAVSVDVMQRIKHALDPRGTFNPGRLLPRPAHHS comes from the coding sequence ATGCCGAATCAGATCGATGCAATCGCCACGGCGCTCGGCGCCATCGTCGGGCCGTCCCACGTCCTGACCGACGCGGCCGACATGGCCCGCTACACGGCCGACTGGCGCCGCAATTTTCCCGGCGCCGCGCGCGCCGTGGCGCGCCCCGCCAATACGGCCGAAGTCTCGCGGGTGGTGGCGCTGTGCGCGGCGCAGGGCGTGGCGGTGGTGCCGCAAGGCGGCAACACCGGCCTGGTCGGCGGCTCGACGCCCGACGCCTCGGGCCGCGAAGTGGTGCTGAGCCTGGACCGCATGACCGCCGTGCGCCGGGTCGACGCGCTGGACAACAGCATCACGCTGGAAGCCGGCTGCACCGTGCTGGCGGCGCAGCAGGCGGCCGCCGACGCCGGCCGGCTGTTCGCGTTGTCGCTGGCCTCGGAAGGCAGCGCCACCATCGGCGGCGTGGTCTCCACCAACGCCGGCGGCGAGCAGGTGCTGCGCTATGGCAATACCCGCGAACTGACGCTGGGGCTGGAAGTGGTGCTGGCCGACGGCCGCGTGCTGCCGCAACTGGGCACGCTGCGCAAGGACAACACCGGCTACGACCTCAAGCAGCTGTTCATCGGCGGCGAGGGCACGCTGGGCGTGGTCACGGCGGCGGCCTTCCGCCTGTACGCCCTGCCGCGCAAAGTGGTGACCGTGTGGGCCGCGGTGCCGACGCCGCAGGCGGCGGTGGACCTGCTGGCGCGCCTGACCGACGCGGTCGGCGAGCGCGTCACGGCGTTCGAGCTGATCGGCCGCCAGACGCTGGACCAGGTGCTGGCGCATCCGCTGGACGGCATGCGCGATCCGCTGGCGCAACCCTCGCCCTGGGCGGTGCTGTTCGACGTCTCGGAGACCTCGGCGCAGATGGATCCCGAGCCCGCCGTGGAAGGCGTGCTGGAAGCCGCGATGGAACACGGCGGCGTGACCGACGCGGTGATCGCCGCCTCCGGCCGCCAGGCGCACGAGCTGTGGGCGCTGCGCGAGCACGTGCCGGAGGCGCAGCGGCTGGACGGCCCCTCCATCAAGCACGACATCTCGGTCGCGGTGTCGCGCATCCCCGAATTCATCGCCACCGCCGGCGCGCGGCTGCAGGCCCTGATGCCGGGCATCCGCATCGTCTGCTTCGGCCACGTCGGCGACGGCAACCTGCACTACAACCAGAGCAAGCCGCTGGCGATGGACGACGCCGCCTTCCGGACGCGAGAGGACGCGGTGCACGACGTCGTGCACGAGGTCGCCGCGCAGCTGGGCGGATCGATCTCGGCCGAACACGGCATCGGCCGCCTCAAGCAACACGCCTTCCTGCAATACAAGCCCGCCGTCTCGGTGGACGTCATGCAACGCATCAAGCACGCGCTCGACCCGCGCGGCACGTTCAATCCGGGCCGGCTGCTGCCGCGCCCCGCCCATCACTCCTAA